GATTCTCTATTGAATTGCCTGAACAGACCAGGTGTGGTaggtcacatctgtaattccagcactttgggaggcaaggtgggaggactgcttgagctcaggagttcaagaccagcctgggcaatatagtgagaccacatctcattttcaaaaataaaaagttaaaaaaaaagaaaagaattgcctGAACATATCCCATCTACATACCGTAGAGTTTTAGACCTGAAATTCTGTTGGCGTGGCcatttcaaaagacaaaagtCATGGTTTTTATTATGGAAAGCAGCAATTTTAAGACCTTCCTTTACAGTGGGAAAACATTAGGGTATTCATAgtagagatgaaaaagaaaaaagtaactctACAATAAAGTATAAGGCTATCGTGTTAGGGCCATCACAGTTAAGGCCCAATATTATATAACTAGCAACTGATCTCAGAGAAAGACGTCCAACATGAAGGTGCTAGCAAGCCTGATTATTAAAAATCTACAATACATATTTTGGtttctcaagtatttttaaaagcttctaaTAAGAtctgtatgtataaaatattctGCTCAAAGAGATATTCAGACACATCAAAATAACCCACTTGGTAGTTCTCCTTTGCTTTGACCCCCATTCAGACTTACGCTCCAATCTTTCTTCTCTTGCTTTGAGAGCTCGCTCTCGCTCCTGTAACTGAATTTCCTTTAGTTTCAGCTCACTTAATACAGGGCTGGAATCCTGCAATTTTTCTGGCTCTCCTAATTGTCGCCCTCTTCTCTCAAGATGTCTTCTTTGCTCTTCTGCAACCAAATCTGCTATTAAAGGGTTCTCGAGAATTTCTTCAACAGAAGGTCGATGGTaatcctggggaaaaaaatacgCAGTATATAATCAGATTGCGTAACAGAAGAGTTCTCCTAAGACAGCAGTTAAAATAAAAGGACATATATGTATTTCCAAGACAAAAGAAAGGACTCCTTTATGGCTAGGTCTTAAATACTTGGAAAAATAAGTTCACTGGTGGTTTTAACCCACGAGATTCTGGGTCCACAAGGTAATGCAGATGTTAACttaccttttttcccttttccccttttcACCTTTCTAAGAAGGTTCAATCCCTGAAGATTGGTACATCTTGTGCTGATGGTTGGTAGCACTGCTAGAGTCTGTTTTAGGGGAAGTACTGTCCTTGCATCTCTAAACTACATTTAGCAAGATACTCTCTCACTGACTCTCAATCCTGTCATTTCATCTATATCCTTGTCTGTGATCCTGCagcattttccttcttctcttatGTCAGCCTGATCCCCAGAACATGTCCTTCCCCATTCTATAGCCAGAGTTTTTCCACATGATCTCTTTATTgattttccctctgctttttagctgtcctccctccaccctccatcACCCCTCCCCTTTTTCTGGTCTCTAATCTCTCAATTAGAGCTAGAGGCAGAGTAATAAAGTCTTATCTCTGGCCCCTTCCCTCACCACCTGCCACTGTGAGGTAGGCAGGGACAAGGGGAAGGAGGATTTGAATTCTTTCTGCAATCTTTCCTTGCTACCAACCCATCTCTTACCATGGCAGAGTGGGCGGAGAAATAAAGAAAGCGCAGAAGGTGGGCCAGCAAGGATGTGCAATTTGCCAAATTTACATATGTTTTCACTTGTGTTAACACAGTATATTTAGCTAAGAAACTATATTTAATGTTTCCTCAGTGTCCATTGATCTATAAGAGAGAAGGTTCCAACACTTAACTGACAGCTAGAAACAGACAATATATCATCTTATCATCTTTACCTTTAAGTTTAACATCCTCGTAATAATTCCATTCAATTCATCAGAGTAACGGTATGGAATTCGCCTGAATTTGCCTTCTCTGATTTTCCCAGCGAGTTCTTTCTGGCTAAAAGCTGTAAATGGAGGCCTgggattaaaaaagaagaaggaaaagacgacgaagacattttcaaagtgtaaaaatgaaaatatacaatagGAACTAAATCAAAAGCACAGTTTAAGCTCCAGTTTGTATTTAAGTTTCTACTTGTGGGATTTTCTTCTTATAAGTAAGTTTCccaaccttggcactattgacatttgaggtcatgtaattctttgttgtggggggctgtcctgtgcagtATAGGTATTTTGTAGCCTCGCTGCCCTGTACCTCTAGATGCCAGGAACACTCCCCAGCTGTGATAACTAAAAATTTATCCAAACATTGTCAAATGCCCCGCAAGAGGCAAATTTGCTTCCCTTATCCCTGGTTGAGAATTACTGCTCTACAGAATagtttcaaagggaaaaaaacgaaaagaagaacaaaggaaaagaactgGAGCTCTTCCCTGCTCTAAAGATCCCCAGATCTCTATCCCGGTCTTGTTTCATTTCTTCCACATCCTTACAGTAGCTTTACCTTACCTGCCTGACCTGTGTGTTCTCCCTTGAGCTAAGTGTCAATCTAACAGGAAAGCACCTAACCAGCCAAGACACTTGAACAGTCAAGACCCAGCCTCATGGCTTACAGTTTTAATTTGTGAGTAGTTTCTTTTAGCCTGTCCATCTACCTTAATTTTAGCCAAGGTACAATTCTTTCAGACTTGAATATACTTTCATTAGTGTGGAAGCTCAAAAAACTAGACCCAGTGAAATGTGACAAACAGTACCAACCTTAGTCTAGGAATCTGTCTTCATCATACTTACATTAATGCACATAATTCATATAGCAAACAGCCCAGTGACCAGATATCTGATTTCTCATTGTAGGACATGCGATTCATTTGTTCCTATACAGGGAAAATGGGTAAGAAAGTGGAAGGTGTTAACACTCTTAAGAgtttattggccgggcacggttgctcaagcctgtaatcccagcactttgggaggccgagacgggcggatcacgaggtcaggagatcgagaccatcctggctaacagtgtgaaaccctgtctgtactaaaaaatacaaaaaactagccgggcgaggtggcgggcgcctgtagtcccagctattcgggaggctgaggcaggagaatggcgggaacccgggaggcggagcttgcagtgagctgagatccggccactgcactccagcctgggagacagagcgagactccgtctcaaaaaaaaaaaaaaaaaaaaaagagtttattttgttttgaaacttaTAAAACACATTAAATTACTCCTGAGGTAAAAACTTCAAAGTTTTTAGCTTATACTTTATCTTGaaatttataatggaaaaaaaaggcAATGCTGTTGTCCCAATACACTGTCATATATAATTCGTTCACTCATTTTTTCATTCACAAATGAAAGTGCTTAGTATAGACCAGGCACTGACAATTCAGAGGTGAATATGACAGACTTCTACTCTCAAGGCAAATTAAGAAACACcattttaaaagaactagagaaaatttaagaataatcAAAGTATGTATCTAGTCCACATTTAAATGGATATAGACATAAATAGTTAATTGAATTACCCATTTAGTCCACTGCATAAATCACAGTAGTAACTAATATTATCATtacctattattttattgtttgcctTTCTTCCACATCTACAGTAACAACAGCCCACCAGAGCTCTTATTCTTAACAGAGGGAATAGAAGCAATCTCTAGTGGCTAGTTAGTGTTTTAGAGTCCAACTGGTGAGTCTGATGCCACTTTTTGACAATCAGTGCCTTAGGGAAGCTGAACCACTCTAATTACAAGGGCAGGAgggaaaaggaacaaaagaatagGTTTCAAGCTTTCCAAGAACCACTTCTGGATAATtgtcctttatgttaaaaacattCTATTTGGAATTTGATACAGTGAGAAAATGGTACTGTTCTGGCCATTCTTAGTCAAAACCAAAATCATTAATTTACAAAGTTATATACTACAGTCAGATCTGTTAACATAATTTATACAGATCTGGAAAATCCTAGAAAGGTGAACTActaaaatactaataaatatttcttcatctttatctgTTCAGATGTCATATACTAACACATTAGTGCTATCACAATTgacttaaactttttaaaagccgTCAGGCAATATCTAACAGCAGCCATAAACTGTTTATACCTTTTACCCCAGCAATTTCATTTTATGAGCAGCATGTCAAGGAaataaccaaaaagaaagaaagaataattcatACAAAGATATGCAGAACAGTATTTCTAAGAATGGTaaaacattttggaaacaaaatatcCAGCAATAGAGGTAATTGGTGAGTGGATTCAGCAAGATATTTCAGGAAAAGGCAACAAAAAAATAAGGGGTACAAAAAGTTACATTGTAAAAACATGCTATCTGAGTGAGCAAACTTCCTGAGCTCTGATTCTGCATGCACAAGAATCATTTACAGAGTCTGTTAAAAtgcaaagtctaaaataaaaagtacaatattgaagaaaaaaaaaaaaaaaaaaaacagagttcaaGAACCTACCCAGAGATCGAAATTCACTCGAtggatttgggtttggtttggcACCCAGaactctgcattttaaacaaacaCTCCAAGTGAGTCTGATGCAGATGACCAGGACCTACACATTGGAAATAGCTcttgagggcagggacaaaatccatttcatttttgtaatccTTGAGTTTAATGCATTGTAGTAATTCCATAAAAGCTTGAACTGAATATGCTTTAATTTGCATGAGTGCTCAAAAAATTGAACCCAGTGAGAGATGACAAACAGTGCAAACCTTAGACTAGGAATCTGTCTTCATCGTACTTACATTATTGCACATAACTCatgaagcaaacaaaaactgataTAGACTTTATTGGTCTGGTGATCCATGTGGAAAAATATAACAGTATTTTCAATTCTTGGCTACTAGATattactaaacaaacaaacagaaaactcaaTTTCCCTGCTTCAGAATGCTTAACATTAAAAGATGTTTTGgatgggagcggtggctcatgcctgtggctcacgcctgtaatcccaacaatttgggaggctgaggtgggcagattgcttgaggtcaggagttgtgaccctggccaacatgatgaaaccctgtctctactaaacatagaaaaattagccgggcatggtgacatgcacctgtagtcccagctactctattcgggaggctgatgcaagagaatcctttgaatccgggaggcagaggttgcagtgagccgagatcgtaccactccactccagcctgggcgaaagagcgagactctgtctcaaaaacaaacaaaaaagcaaaaataaaagatgttttaaaaagtatctaaATTCTGAAATACTTACAGGAGACATGTAATAAGGTGTGCCAACAAATGTTTTTGCAAAACTCGTGTCGTGGTTTAATATTCTAGCTAGCCCAAAGTCTCCAAGCTTGACGTTTTGCTTGCCATCCAGGAAAACATTGGCTGGTTTCAGATCCCGATGCAATACAGTATGACCACCATCACTTCGTCTGTGGCATTCCTTCAGGGCCAGAGTCAACTGAGTCATCACTCGAAGAACAAACTCTTCATCTAAGTATTGCCTGAAACCAAAGCAGTTATACAGCATataacttctaaaaaaaaaaaaaaatcattgccaagatgGGATGATATAAATTATCCAGTGTACTAAtagggaaataaattatttatttgtttatttatttatattttttgagacagagccttgctctgtcaccctggctggaatgcagcggcacgatgatggctcactacagcctcgacctcccaggctcaagcaatcctcttgcctcagcctcccaagtagcttggactacaggcacatgtcaccatacctggctaatttttgtagaaacagggtcctactatgttgcccaggctggtcttgaaatcctgggctcaagtgatcctcctgcatcggccttccaaagtgttgggattacaggtgtgagccaccacactcagcctataGATTGTTATTTTGATATAAAACATGGGTGTTGATTCACCGGGAATTTTCTAAAGTACTATGGACCTACCAAACAAATACAAGTACACTCTTCCATATTACTGATCCTAAAACAAGatgcttaaaataaatgaaagtagaCCTAATTTcagcttacatttttaaaagattacgcTTACCTTTCCTTGGTTCCCTTTGTAATTACACTAGCCAGATCCCCTCCTTCACAATATTCCATTACAATGTACAGTGTTGTGTTGGTCCGGTCAATAATTCGATCATAGTAACGAACGATGTTTGGATGCTTCAGTTCACGAAGCAAATTCACTTCAGAAACAAGCATCTGTTTCTCAGTTTCTGTCATGGAGCCATAGTCAAGTTCTTTCCAAACTAATATCTAAAATAAGAATTTCCAAGGTATGAATGAACTCATTACgctcaaaaacaaagaatgaaagttccaagatttaaaaaatcacctcCCTTTTAATTATATCCTACAATCAAGGTCATTATCTAATTTAGTTCAATGAACTTAAGGAACTGGGAGTTTACTTCCATAATCTTCTTccaatttctaagcagtaaatgATGCTGTAGGGAGATAAAGGGGAATGAGGCACATGAGGTCTCCCCCAACCCCTACCCTCAGTTGGTTAGTGGGAAGTTGGCAAAAAGGTACTTTAGTCAAAATTGGGGTGGAGGTGGTCAAAGTCCCTGCCCCATTCTACCCCCGTCGTGTTTTCCCAGGATAACACACCTTGGTAAAGCAGCCAGGCAgtttccttttactttctgtAAAAGGTCTACCTATATACATTGGGAAACATGAATCCAATAATCCGAATAATGGGTATTTTGAGAGAGTCTGATTGCAGATACAAAGCTTCGGGTTCTGGTGGTCCTGCCCCTTTCTTGTGTCTGAGAGGGCCACTCTTAGAGCTCTAAAAACAGCTCAGGAGTTAGCTACGTTTCACCAATGGAAGGTCCTTAGCAACccaaagcaggagaaagagagaaatggggagAGAAACGGGAAAAGATGGAAATACGTATATTAAAAGATGCGGTCTCCCATCCTTTAAGCGACCCAGGACAGGCTGTCAGATGCAGACCCAGTAAAGACGGCTGTGTCTTCCGGGCACCCACTCCCCCAGCCCTCTCG
The genomic region above belongs to Piliocolobus tephrosceles isolate RC106 chromosome 1, ASM277652v3, whole genome shotgun sequence and contains:
- the NEK2 gene encoding serine/threonine-protein kinase Nek2 isoform X1 — translated: MPSRAEDYEVLYTIGTGSYGRCQKIRRKSDGKILVWKELDYGSMTETEKQMLVSEVNLLRELKHPNIVRYYDRIIDRTNTTLYIVMEYCEGGDLASVITKGTKERQYLDEEFVLRVMTQLTLALKECHRRSDGGHTVLHRDLKPANVFLDGKQNVKLGDFGLARILNHDTSFAKTFVGTPYYMSPEQMNRMSYNEKSDIWSLGCLLYELCALMPPFTAFSQKELAGKIREGKFRRIPYRYSDELNGIITRMLNLKDYHRPSVEEILENPLIADLVAEEQRRHLERRGRQLGEPEKLQDSSPVLSELKLKEIQLQERERALKAREERLEQKEQELCVRERLAEDKLARAENLLKNYSLLKEQKFLSLASSPELLNLPSSVIKKKVHFSGESKENVMRSENSESQLTSKSKCKDLKKRLHAAQLRAQALSDIEKNYQLKSRQILGMR
- the NEK2 gene encoding serine/threonine-protein kinase Nek2 isoform X2; protein product: MPSRAEDYEVLYTIGTGSYGRCQKIRRKSDGKILVWKELDYGSMTETEKQMLVSEVNLLRELKHPNIVRYYDRIIDRTNTTLYIVMEYCEGGDLASVITKGTKERQYLDEEFVLRVMTQLTLALKECHRRSDGGHTVLHRDLKPANVFLDGKQNVKLGDFGLARILNHDTSFAKTFVGTPYYMSPEQMNRMSYNEKSDIWSLGCLLYELCALMPPFTAFSQKELAGKIREGKFRRIPYRYSDELNGIITRMLNLKDYHRPSVEEILENPLIADLVAEEQRRHLERRGRQLGEPEKLQDSSPVLSELKLKEIQLQERERALKAREERLEQKEQELCVRERLAEDKLARAENLLKNYSLLKEQKFLSLASSPESHFVAQAGVQWCDQNSM